Genomic window (Fibrobacter sp. UWR4):
TCGTTGAAGTTGAAGAGCATCTGGTCACCGGCGGCGATATCGTCATAAATCACGGTACCGGTATATCCTGCGGCATAGTTTGCGATAATGATGGACAAAGTCTTATTGCGATCGGCAAAACTGGAAATGTCAATAGAGCAGGTGGCCTTTTCGCCTGCGGCAACCTTACAGCTGCCATCCGTTTCTGTCCAGGTCCAGGAATCGGTGAGTTTCAGAATGAGATACAGGTCCGCGTCAGAATCGCCATTGTTCTTGGCGGTCCAGGTGAAGGTGGTTGCCTTGGAGAGGTCCCAACCGCCCTTATTCTGATATTCGATCTGGGCGTTGTCATCACCGTAGGTCACTGCCATCTTGCCGTCGCCACCACCGGCAACAATTGCCACATCCTTAATCTTGATGGACGCTTCCGCAGTTGCGGCGAGTTTGGTCATGGCATCAAGAGCGGGGTCGATGGTATAGCTATAGCCGCCGAAGTTTGCTTCCGTCTTGTCGCCAATGTACTGCCAGGCCAATGCACCTGCGTAACCGCTTTCGAAGGCGAACTTGTAAGCCTGTTCCGTAGAAATCTCGGTCTTTGTTGCCATGGATGCGGTATGAGTATCGCCGCTCCAGCCACTGGCCGGGAATTCGCCGATAATCATGGGCTTGGCATCATACTTGTAGGTTGCCTGCATCTGGGCCGCAGTGTTTACGAAGGGAGAAACTGCATCGCCCTGATAATAGGGGTAATAGTGGGTCTGGAAAAAGTCCAGAGTACCATTGGCTTCGCCACCGGCTGCAATCAGGTTGGCGTCATTCCACCATTCTTGATACTGGATGTTCACGCTACCCGTAGAAACCAGCAATTCGGGATTTGTAGTATGGATGGCTGCAGCCACCTTGTTGGTAAACTTCTGGAGGGTTGCCTTGTCCAGCTTCTTGGTAGTCCAGCCTACATTGGTCATGCCTTCCGGTTCGTTGAATACTTCCCAAGTCATGAGGGCATTGTGATTGCCGATGCCCTTCACCACAGGAACAAGGACGTTGTTGATGAAGGCGGTTGTACCTTCGTCGGTAAATAGCTTTTCGTTGGCGGTAATGTCCAGCTTATCGCCTGCATAAATACCCCACTGGTTGGGTTCCATCAGGTTGTGGCTAAACAGACACATGGAAACCATGACGCCATATTCTTCGGCGATGTCCAAGGCCTTTTTCATGTTGGCAAGTGTGCTGGCCTTTAAGCCGGAAACCAGGTGGGTGGTTTCGTCAATAGCCGGGCTCTGGCTCATGTTATTGAAAAGCCACCAGCGAATTGCGTTACCGCCTGCGGCACGAGTGCCTTCCACGGCCTTACGCCATGCATTTTCATCCAGGGGAGATTCGCCAACGTCTGAATTATAGTCAGCCCAGGCCAGATTGGTACCGGAGAAGAAAATCTTCTTGCCGTTGTATATAAGGTCTGTTCCACTTACGGTAAGGCCCGGGGCTGCAAATACTGCAGAAGCGGAACCGGCGAGAGTGGCGATAAGGGCTGCCTTGGCGAACTTGTTCATGGATGTCTCCTTTTTTTCGACCTTAAATCTATACTAAAG
Coding sequences:
- a CDS encoding T9SS type A sorting domain-containing protein; translation: MNKFAKAALIATLAGSASAVFAAPGLTVSGTDLIYNGKKIFFSGTNLAWADYNSDVGESPLDENAWRKAVEGTRAAGGNAIRWWLFNNMSQSPAIDETTHLVSGLKASTLANMKKALDIAEEYGVMVSMCLFSHNLMEPNQWGIYAGDKLDITANEKLFTDEGTTAFINNVLVPVVKGIGNHNALMTWEVFNEPEGMTNVGWTTKKLDKATLQKFTNKVAAAIHTTNPELLVSTGSVNIQYQEWWNDANLIAAGGEANGTLDFFQTHYYPYYQGDAVSPFVNTAAQMQATYKYDAKPMIIGEFPASGWSGDTHTASMATKTEISTEQAYKFAFESGYAGALAWQYIGDKTEANFGGYSYTIDPALDAMTKLAATAEASIKIKDVAIVAGGGDGKMAVTYGDDNAQIEYQNKGGWDLSKATTFTWTAKNNGDSDADLYLILKLTDSWTWTETDGSCKVAAGEKATCSIDISSFADRNKTLSIIIANYAAGYTGTVIYDDIAAGDQMLFNFNEDKYDAFGRGFGNTEEQIPEIKIVYNEDYVMGGNPNGNGTTVFRATEAVSATKMSVMGNSVMFTAATAGDVSVDVFGMNGKRVATLFHGVLSAGTHAFDMSDLSKGQYIVRVSGAGISATQIIAR